One window from the genome of Kaistella carnis encodes:
- a CDS encoding SMUG2 DNA glycosylase family protein, with product MKKNIGEKVVAFNKKLHYSGELPGGFDVLNPFFDNPETLTVMTDFYKKFYNDHNQRKFIIGINPSRHGAGVTGVPFTDTKRLESVCGIEMKSAHTHEISSVFLYDVIDNFGGPERFYKEFYINSPFPLAIVRNTIKGNLNANYYDDKNLFEAVKPFMIQSLKDHISLGLDTSEVFILGKKNATFIDKINSQEHFFDKLTVLEHPRYIQQYKSKQKQLYIDKYLIALNKA from the coding sequence ATGAAAAAAAACATCGGAGAAAAAGTTGTAGCATTCAACAAGAAACTGCATTATTCAGGAGAACTTCCTGGAGGTTTCGATGTACTCAATCCTTTCTTCGATAATCCTGAAACTTTAACGGTGATGACGGACTTCTATAAAAAATTCTACAATGACCACAACCAAAGAAAATTCATCATCGGAATTAATCCAAGTCGTCATGGAGCAGGAGTTACAGGCGTTCCGTTCACCGATACCAAAAGATTAGAAAGCGTTTGTGGAATTGAAATGAAATCTGCTCATACGCATGAAATTTCCTCTGTATTTCTTTATGATGTTATTGATAATTTCGGCGGACCGGAAAGGTTTTATAAAGAGTTTTATATCAATTCACCTTTTCCTTTGGCGATAGTCAGAAATACGATTAAAGGAAATTTAAACGCCAATTATTACGACGATAAAAATCTCTTCGAAGCCGTAAAACCCTTTATGATTCAAAGTTTAAAAGACCATATCAGTTTGGGTTTAGACACTTCAGAAGTTTTTATTTTAGGAAAAAAGAATGCAACTTTTATTGACAAGATAAACAGTCAGGAACATTTCTTTGATAAACTGACAGTGTTGGAGCATCCGAGATATATCCAGCAATATAAAAGCAAACAGAAACAATTATACATCGATAAATATTTAATAGCCTTAAACAAAGCATAA
- the aspS gene encoding aspartate--tRNA ligase — MFRTHTNGELTIQNLDQNVTLSGWVQTIRDKGFMMWIDLRDRYGITQLVFDADRSSAELLENAHKLGREFVIQVEGKVIERQSKNPKIPTGEIEILVEKLTILNESEVPPFTIEDQTDGGEELRMKYRYLDIRRNPVKDKLIFRHKMAQKVRNYLSDQNFIEVETPVLIKSTPEGARDFVVPSRMNPGQFYALPQSPQTFKQLLMIGGMDRYFQIVKCFRDEDLRADRQPEFTQIDCEMAFVEQEDVLEIFEGMTATLLKDIAGKEFGKFPRMTFADAMKKYGNDKPDIRFGMEFVEVNELVKGKDFKIFDDAELVVGINVEGCAEYTRKQIDELIDWVKRPQIGANGMIWIKFQNDGTVTSSVNKFYNEEDLKKITEKFGAKAGDLIFLMSGNENKVRTQLSALRMELGNRLGLRNPIEFAPLWVIDFPLLEWDEETNRYHAMHHPFTSPKPEDVHLLETDPGKARANAYDLILNGNEIGGGSVRIFDKDLQAKMFNLLGFTKEDAEAQFGFLMNAFQYGAPPHAGLALGFDRLVAILDGNEVIRDYIAFPKNNSGRDVMIDAPSPIADEQLNELALKVELKD; from the coding sequence ATGTTTCGTACGCACACCAACGGAGAATTAACCATCCAAAATCTTGATCAAAACGTAACCCTTTCCGGCTGGGTTCAAACCATTCGCGACAAAGGTTTTATGATGTGGATCGATTTACGTGACCGTTACGGAATTACGCAATTGGTATTTGATGCAGACCGTTCTTCCGCGGAATTATTAGAAAACGCTCATAAATTGGGACGGGAATTCGTGATCCAAGTGGAAGGAAAAGTCATTGAAAGACAAAGTAAAAATCCAAAAATTCCAACGGGAGAAATCGAAATCCTTGTGGAAAAATTAACGATTTTAAACGAATCAGAAGTTCCACCATTTACCATTGAAGACCAAACTGATGGTGGTGAAGAATTGAGAATGAAATATAGATATTTAGACATTCGACGTAATCCGGTAAAAGACAAATTGATTTTCCGTCACAAAATGGCGCAGAAAGTCCGTAACTATTTGTCTGATCAGAATTTCATCGAAGTAGAGACTCCGGTTCTTATTAAATCAACGCCGGAAGGGGCTAGAGATTTCGTCGTTCCAAGTCGTATGAATCCAGGACAGTTTTATGCATTGCCACAATCGCCACAAACTTTCAAACAATTATTGATGATCGGTGGAATGGACCGTTATTTTCAGATTGTAAAATGTTTCCGTGATGAAGATTTAAGAGCCGACAGACAGCCTGAATTTACACAGATAGATTGTGAAATGGCATTTGTAGAACAGGAAGATGTTTTGGAAATCTTCGAAGGAATGACCGCAACTTTATTGAAAGATATCGCAGGAAAAGAATTCGGTAAATTCCCAAGAATGACATTTGCCGACGCGATGAAAAAATACGGAAACGACAAACCCGACATTAGATTCGGGATGGAATTCGTTGAAGTAAACGAATTGGTAAAAGGAAAAGATTTCAAAATTTTCGACGATGCAGAATTGGTGGTTGGAATCAATGTTGAAGGTTGTGCAGAATATACCAGAAAACAAATCGACGAATTGATCGATTGGGTAAAACGTCCACAAATTGGCGCAAATGGAATGATTTGGATTAAATTCCAAAATGACGGAACCGTTACTTCTTCCGTAAATAAATTTTACAACGAAGAAGATTTAAAGAAAATCACAGAAAAATTCGGCGCAAAAGCAGGAGATTTAATTTTCCTAATGTCCGGAAATGAAAATAAAGTGAGAACCCAACTTTCCGCCTTAAGAATGGAACTGGGGAACAGATTAGGATTAAGAAATCCGATAGAATTCGCACCACTTTGGGTGATTGATTTTCCATTGTTAGAATGGGATGAAGAAACAAACCGTTATCACGCAATGCACCATCCGTTTACTTCACCAAAACCGGAAGATGTTCATTTGTTAGAAACAGATCCCGGAAAAGCCCGAGCAAATGCTTACGATTTAATCCTGAACGGAAATGAAATCGGTGGTGGTTCGGTAAGAATTTTTGATAAAGATTTACAGGCAAAAATGTTTAATCTCTTAGGATTTACCAAAGAAGATGCAGAAGCACAATTCGGATTCTTAATGAATGCTTTCCAATATGGAGCACCGCCGCACGCAGGCTTAGCCTTGGGTTTTGACCGTTTGGTTGCTATTTTAGATGGAAATGAAGTGATCAGAGATTATATCGCTTTCCCAAAAAATAATTCCGGACGTGACGTGATGATCGACGCGCCAAGTCCAATTGCTGATGAGCAGTTGAATGAGTTGGCTTTGAAAGTTGAACTGAAAGACTAG
- a CDS encoding GxxExxY protein, translating to MTENDLTYAIRKGIFDVYNTLGSGLLESVYEKALIIELESQGLEVKSQFAISVIYKEIDLGIAFRGDILVEDQIIVEVKSVVELLPIHHKQLLNYLKLANLHLGLLVNFNCTEINKNIVRIINGY from the coding sequence ATGACAGAGAACGATTTGACATACGCAATTCGAAAAGGAATTTTTGATGTCTACAATACGCTAGGTTCTGGGTTACTGGAAAGTGTTTATGAAAAGGCGTTAATTATCGAACTGGAAAGTCAGGGTCTAGAAGTAAAAAGTCAGTTTGCAATTTCTGTAATTTACAAAGAAATAGACTTAGGAATTGCATTTCGAGGTGATATATTAGTGGAAGATCAAATTATTGTGGAAGTAAAATCGGTGGTAGAATTACTACCAATTCATCACAAACAATTATTAAACTATTTAAAATTAGCAAATTTACATCTGGGACTTTTAGTTAATTTTAACTGCACGGAAATAAATAAAAATATTGTTAGAATTATAAATGGTTATTGA
- a CDS encoding enoyl-CoA hydratase/isomerase family protein — translation MNNGFVNHKLKNNISEITFGHPKSNSLPREILELLAQNILNEGSKEEVKAILLKSEGEKAFCAGASFDELLSIDELENSKKFFGGFAKVLNAMRSCGKLVIVRVQGKTTGGGVGIACAADYCFATKDSALALTELNLGIGPFVIGPYVERKMGKSAYAAISIDADFRSADWCEKHDVYHSVSENIEMMDEEINKFLQKLSTRSADALSLIKKVSWEGTEHFEQLMPERILMSASLILEDSAKKNIEKIKERLRAK, via the coding sequence ATGAACAACGGATTTGTAAATCATAAACTTAAAAATAATATTTCAGAAATCACTTTTGGGCATCCAAAAAGCAATTCTTTGCCTAGAGAAATTTTAGAATTACTCGCGCAAAATATTTTAAATGAAGGATCAAAGGAAGAAGTAAAAGCAATCCTTTTAAAATCAGAGGGGGAAAAAGCATTTTGCGCCGGAGCAAGTTTCGATGAATTATTATCAATCGATGAATTGGAAAATTCTAAAAAATTCTTTGGCGGATTTGCCAAAGTATTAAATGCAATGCGATCTTGCGGAAAATTAGTCATTGTTAGAGTTCAGGGAAAAACAACTGGAGGTGGAGTTGGAATTGCGTGTGCTGCAGATTACTGTTTCGCCACGAAAGATTCGGCTTTGGCTTTAACAGAATTAAATTTAGGAATTGGACCTTTCGTAATCGGACCGTATGTTGAAAGGAAAATGGGCAAATCTGCTTATGCTGCAATTTCGATTGATGCCGATTTCAGAAGTGCCGATTGGTGTGAAAAACACGATGTCTACCATTCCGTTTCTGAAAATATTGAAATGATGGATGAAGAGATTAATAAATTCTTACAAAAATTATCAACCAGAAGTGCTGACGCTTTATCATTAATAAAAAAAGTTTCCTGGGAAGGAACGGAGCATTTTGAACAGTTAATGCCGGAAAGAATTTTGATGAGCGCCTCATTAATTCTGGAAGATTCTGCGAAGAAAAATATTGAGAAGATTAAAGAACGACTTCGCGCAAAATAA
- a CDS encoding DUF937 domain-containing protein: protein MSLIDLITGNAGNQVASEAENKFGISKNQVIALLAVAAPLVISYLKKKSQENSEEADALNNALDKDHDGSILNDPSQAAARQQEGGSILDHIFGGQKATVENQLSQNTGISMDKIGPIMAMLAPLIMGYIGKQKQSSAVTSGGGLGDLLGGILGGAQSQAQAEPSNPLNDILGSVLGGGSQANAGSNPLNDILGSVLGGGNQQQQSQGGLGGLLGSILGGGK from the coding sequence ATGAGTTTAATCGATTTAATCACCGGAAATGCCGGAAACCAAGTAGCATCAGAAGCAGAAAACAAATTCGGGATCAGCAAAAATCAAGTAATTGCGCTATTGGCAGTTGCAGCACCTTTGGTCATTTCCTATTTAAAAAAGAAATCACAGGAAAATTCTGAAGAAGCAGATGCACTGAATAACGCACTGGACAAAGATCATGATGGCAGCATTTTAAATGACCCATCACAAGCCGCAGCGAGACAGCAGGAAGGAGGATCTATTCTTGATCATATCTTTGGCGGTCAGAAAGCCACCGTAGAAAATCAACTTTCCCAAAACACGGGTATTTCAATGGATAAAATTGGACCAATTATGGCTATGTTAGCACCTTTGATTATGGGATATATCGGAAAACAGAAACAATCGAGTGCCGTAACTTCCGGCGGAGGTTTAGGAGATTTATTGGGAGGAATTTTAGGCGGTGCACAAAGCCAGGCACAGGCAGAACCATCCAACCCGCTGAATGATATTTTAGGAAGCGTACTTGGTGGCGGTTCGCAGGCCAATGCAGGAAGTAATCCTTTAAATGATATTCTTGGCAGCGTTCTTGGCGGTGGTAATCAACAGCAACAGTCTCAAGGAGGACTTGGAGGATTGTTAGGCAGCATATTGGGAGGAGGAAAATAA
- a CDS encoding DUF2975 domain-containing protein produces MKIIGKKSLSLYVSYVLFFIFFVCAVHFLYTIIGHSILTYKFKTGSQIFSQTFILNNDVGWTQNKWTIPMKDLLKFRINYPFTDLQVSTGVFGSTQIIYNIIGMLFVTLFFYFSYRSFKEMSSDKIFNPNAIKWLQRFGYLNLIFGILSLVEGIGYNKITTSSFFQFFFLVFLGSMVLFIVAFFKKGYELQSENDLTI; encoded by the coding sequence ATGAAAATCATTGGAAAAAAATCGCTGTCATTGTACGTAAGCTACGTTCTCTTTTTTATATTTTTTGTTTGTGCCGTTCATTTTCTTTATACGATCATTGGCCACTCGATACTCACGTACAAGTTTAAAACAGGAAGTCAAATTTTTTCTCAAACTTTTATTTTGAACAATGATGTTGGCTGGACTCAAAACAAGTGGACCATTCCCATGAAGGATTTACTGAAATTCAGAATCAATTATCCATTTACAGACCTACAGGTTTCAACAGGTGTTTTTGGAAGCACTCAAATCATTTACAATATCATTGGAATGCTCTTCGTGACCTTATTTTTCTACTTTTCTTATAGAAGTTTTAAAGAAATGAGTTCGGATAAAATCTTTAATCCAAATGCAATTAAGTGGTTACAAAGATTCGGATACCTCAATCTAATCTTCGGAATATTATCTTTAGTAGAAGGTATAGGATACAATAAAATTACTACTTCTTCTTTTTTTCAGTTCTTTTTTCTGGTTTTTCTGGGGAGCATGGTTCTCTTTATTGTAGCCTTCTTCAAAAAAGGATATGAACTGCAATCTGAAAACGATCTAACAATATAA
- a CDS encoding SDR family NAD(P)-dependent oxidoreductase: MINNSNKTILILGANSDVAKQCILQYREKGFSIIASSRNLDSLERFVKENNIDSSRITLNYFDASDFSSHQKFYDELPRKPNIVIYAAGFLVENQKALHDFTSAKQMMEVNYMGAVSILSIIAMDKSNESLERIIGLSSLSGVRGRKSNFIYGSTKSAFTQYLAGLRQELSSRNIIVNVLVSGYINTKINEGLDLNKSLLMEPDYVAKHILKAGSSFSIVPNFKWKIIYYILKVLPESLVAKLP, translated from the coding sequence ATGATTAATAATTCTAACAAAACAATTCTCATTTTAGGCGCCAATTCCGATGTTGCAAAGCAATGTATTTTGCAATATCGGGAAAAGGGATTTTCGATTATAGCTTCGTCCAGAAATCTGGATTCTTTGGAGCGTTTTGTAAAAGAAAATAATATTGATTCTTCGAGAATCACTCTTAACTATTTTGACGCATCGGATTTTTCATCACATCAAAAATTTTATGATGAACTTCCAAGAAAACCAAACATCGTAATTTACGCTGCAGGTTTCTTAGTTGAAAATCAAAAAGCGCTTCACGATTTCACAAGTGCTAAACAAATGATGGAAGTGAATTATATGGGCGCGGTTTCTATTCTTAGTATTATTGCGATGGATAAATCCAATGAAAGTCTAGAAAGAATTATTGGTCTGTCTTCACTTTCCGGAGTTCGGGGGAGAAAAAGTAATTTCATTTATGGAAGTACAAAATCTGCGTTCACTCAATATTTAGCCGGACTTCGGCAGGAATTATCTTCGAGAAATATTATCGTGAATGTTTTGGTGAGCGGTTATATCAATACTAAAATTAATGAAGGTTTAGACCTGAATAAAAGCCTTTTGATGGAACCAGATTATGTTGCGAAACATATTTTAAAAGCTGGAAGTTCCTTTTCCATCGTTCCCAATTTCAAATGGAAAATCATTTATTACATCTTGAAAGTGTTACCGGAAAGTTTAGTGGCGAAATTGCCTTAA
- a CDS encoding helix-turn-helix domain-containing protein: MAIIINIDVMLAKRKMQSQELAEKIGITPANLSILKTGKAKALKLSTLEAICKALDCQPGDLLEFQSED; this comes from the coding sequence ATGGCGATCATCATCAACATAGACGTAATGCTTGCAAAACGGAAGATGCAGAGCCAAGAATTAGCAGAGAAAATAGGTATTACTCCCGCCAATCTCTCCATTCTGAAAACGGGAAAAGCAAAAGCATTAAAACTCTCTACTTTGGAAGCCATTTGCAAGGCTTTAGACTGCCAACCGGGAGATTTACTTGAATTTCAATCTGAGGATTAA